One genomic segment of Mytilus galloprovincialis chromosome 5, xbMytGall1.hap1.1, whole genome shotgun sequence includes these proteins:
- the LOC143077050 gene encoding toll-like receptor 4 translates to MNLDLQKIDLTKNCINALPDDLFHHPFRQKLSIILDKSNLQSLPNFPSKPNTIQQISLKYNRFSCLSDDNMALLNIIKPSRVFLRGNPIECSCNTLRFLKWVHRSGFISDVNEIECILQNGTLAILSHFLPNLQTYEISCQTELWITFASCISAFAILALLFGIIYYRYRFAFEYFFLRIKMKLRHYQPLSEEFNYDAFISYSHYDKTWVKSLHDRLQTKGFSFCLDDKDFLVGVDIAECVVKAINSSRKVIFVITEDFLNSSWGTYEVEMTRMHAFREGRESMVIVILMYDIKKDKLPKALKEIWYKVVCIVWPSDTEAPYNSEDIFYEKLSIALTDGRTQMCENK, encoded by the coding sequence ATGAATTTAGATCTTCAAAAGATTGACCTGACGAAAAATTGTATAAATGCTCTCCCTGATGACTTATTTCATCATCCTTTTAGACAAAAACTTTCTATCATATTGGACAAAAGCAACTTACAATCATTACCAAACTTTCCGTCAAAACCGAATACTATTCAACAAATCAGTCTAAAATACAATAGATTTTCGTGTCTTAGTGATGACAATATGGCCTTACTAAACATAATAAAACCTTCACGTGTATTTCTTCGTGGAAATCCGATTGAATGTTCATGTAATACGTTACGTTTTCTAAAATGGGTGCACCGTTCAGGATTTATAAGTGATGTTAATGAAATTGAATGCATCCTCCAAAATGGGACCCTTGCAATTTTGTCTCATTTTTTGCCAAATCTTCAAACATATGAAATCAGTTGCCAAACAGAATTATGGATAACATTCGCAAGTTGCATCAGTGCCTTCGCCATATTGGCTTTACTGTTTGGAATAATATACTATCGCTACCGATTTGCATTTGAATATTTCTTTCTGAgaataaaaatgaaacttaggcaTTACCAGCCTCTTTCGGAAGAGTTCAATTATGATGCATTTATTTCATACAGTCATTACGACAAAACTTGGGTTAAAAGTCTGCACGATAGGTTGCAGACGAAAGGATTCAGTTTCTGTCTAGATGATAAGGATTTCTTGGTTGGAGTGGATATTGCTGAGTGTGTCGTCAAAGCTATCAATTCAAGCAGAAAAGTTATATTCGTTATCACTGAGGATTTCCTAAATAGTAGCTGGGGCACGTACGAAGTAGAAATGACTAGAATGCATGCCTTCAGAGAGGGTCGTGAATCGATGGTTATTGTTATACTGATGTATgacattaaaaaagacaaacttcCCAAAGCCTTGAAAGAAATCTGGTACAAGGTCGTCTGCATTGTATGGCCATCTGATACCGAGGCTCCGTATAATTCAGAGGACATTTTCTATGAGAAACTATCTATAGCATTAACAGACGGTCGTACACAAATGTGTGAGAATAAGTGA